One window of the Pelobates fuscus isolate aPelFus1 chromosome 12, aPelFus1.pri, whole genome shotgun sequence genome contains the following:
- the TAT gene encoding tyrosine aminotransferase, with translation MQTDAYIIHVNGSVAHPKVLDVHVNIQGPNTVDKLKARKPRWAVRASEMSRKTFNPIRAIVDTMTAVPNPNKKMIALSIGDPTVFGNLPTDEQVTRAMKEAIDSEKYNGYAPSIGYQSSREVIAKYFTCQDAPLEAKDVILTSGCSQAIELALSVLANPGQNILVPRPGFSLYKTLALSLGIEVKLYNLLPEKSWEIDLKHMESLVDDKTACIIINNPSNPCGSVFSKKHLQKILAVASRQCVPLLSDEIYGDMVFEEGAFHYLAPLSTNIPILSFGGLAKRWLVPGWRMGWILIHDRKEIFGKEIREGLLRLSQRILGPCTIVQGALEHIVKRTPQEFYDNTINFIKSNADLCYTTLSSVPGLCPVRPAGAMYLMVGIDMEHFPEFENDVDFTERMISEQSVFCLPATCFEYPNYFRIVLTVPEDMMIEACRRIREFCQQHYQGGEGSQDLECDK, from the exons ATGCAGACGGACGCCTATATAATCCATGTCAATGGATCAGTGGCCCACCCAAAGGTCCTCGACGTGCATGTCAATATTCAAGGTCCCAACACCGTGGATAAATTAAAAGCACGAAAGCCAAGATGGGCAGTGCGTGCATCCGAGATGTCCAGGAAAACCTTCAATCCCATCCGTGCCATCGTGGACACAATGACAGCTGTTCCCAATCCCAACAAGAAGATGATCGCATTGTCTATAG GAGACCCAACAGTATTTGGGAATCTACCCACTGATGAACAGGTCACCAGAGCCATGAAGGAGGCCATAGACTCTGAGAAATACAATGGATACGCACCAAGTATAG GATACCAGTCCAGCAGGGAGGTGATTGCTAAATACTTTACCTGCCAAGACGCTCCTTTGGAAGCCAAG GACGTCATCCTGACAAGCGGCTGCAGTCAAGCTATCGAGCTAGCTTTGTCTGTCCTCGCCAATCCTGGTCAGAACATCCTGGTCCCTCGTCCGGGTTTCTCTCTCTATAAGACATTAGCCCTGTCTCTCGGAATTGAAGTCAAACTGTACAACTTATTG CCTGAGAAGTCATGGGAGATTGACCTGAAGCACATGGAATCTCTGGTGGATGACAAAACTGCCTGCATTATAATCAATAACCCGTCAAACCCCTGCGGCTCCGTCTTCAGCAAGAAGCACCTACAGAAGATCCTGGCAG TGGCATCAAGGCAATGTGTGCCCCTCCTTTCTGATGAAATCTACGGCGACATG GTTTTTGAGGAAGGGGCTTTTCATTACTTAGCACCACTCAGCACCAACATCCCAATCCTTTCATTCGGAGGGCTCGCTAAACGCTGGCTGGTACCAGGCTGGAGAATGGGGTGGATTCTAATTCATGACCGGAAGGAAATCTTTGGAAAAGAG ATCAGAGAAGGTCTTCTGAGGCTGAGCCAAAGAATTCTTGGACCATGCACCATTGTCCAAGGTGCCCTGGAGCACATTGTGAAAAGGACACCTCAAGAGTTCTACGATAACACCATTAACTTTATCAAG tCTAATGCTGACCTGTGCTATACCACCCTCTCGTCTGTCCCTGGACTCTGCCCGGTGCGGCCGGCTGGGGCCATGTACCTAATG GTTGGCATTGATATGGAGCACTTCCCAGAATTTGAGAATGATGTAGACTTCACAGAACGGATGATATCAGAACAATCTGTCTTCTGCCTCCCAGCCACA TGTTTCGAATATCCCAACTACTTCCGCATTGTCCTCACTGTCCCAGAAGACATGATGATTGAAGCCTGCCGACGCATCCGAGAATTCTGCCAACAACACTATCAGGGTGGAGAAGGGTCGCAGGACTTAGAATGTGACAAATAA